The genomic window ACCTGCGCGCCGAGGTGAACCGTGACATGGATCCGGTCTACCAGGACGAGGCGATCCTCGGCTTCCAGCACATGCTGAGCGAGTCGTGGTCGGTTGCCGCCAGCGTCACCTACCGCCGGCTGCACAACGCCATCGATGACATGAACATCACCGCCACCGGCCAATGCGGTGCGATCGACGGGGTGTGGATCATGGGCAACCCCGGGCGCACCAACACGGTGTGGGGTGACACCAACTGCGATGGCAGCAACGATGGCTGGATCGATATCGATACGTCCAAGGAAGGCTGGGCGCTGTATGACGACGATGGCAACTACGTGGGCCAGCGCGGCTGGGTGAAGCCCAAGCGTGACTACAAGGCGCTCGAACTGCAGGTCGACCGTGCGTGGGACGGCAGGTGGGGCTTCAATGCTTCGTACACGCTGGCCTATGGCCGCGGCAACGCCGAAGGCCCGGTGAACTCCGATACCGACTTCGCCGATGCCGGCCGCACCGAGAACTTCGACAATCCGTGGGTCAACTACCGGGGCTATGGCTACCTGGCCAACGACCGCCGCCACCAGTTCAAGTTCCGTGGCAGCTATGCGCTGACCGAGAACCTGAGCGTGGCGGCCACCCTGGGCGTGCAGTCGGGCAGCCCGATCACCCGCTTCGGTGCCGGCAATCCGTTTGACGACACCGACTTCCACAGCTACTACGTGTGCGTGTCCAACTGCCAGTCGACGGTGCCGTCCGAGCGCGTGTTCGTGCATTCGCCGCGCGGTGGCGACGGCCGCACTCCATGGACCTACGACCTGGACGTGAGCGTCTCCTACAAGGTGCCGATCCCCACCGACCTGCGCCTGAAGCTGGCGGTGTACAACGTGCTCAACCAGCAGCGCGTGGTCACGGTGGACCAGGACTACGAGCCGCAGGACAGCATCGGTACGCCCAACCCGTTGTATGGCTACGGTACCGGCTTCCAGTCGCCGCGCTACGCACAGTTGACGGTGACGTGGGCCTACTGAGGATTGCGCCACCGCGGCCGCCGGGCATCGCCCGGCGCTGCCATGGGCCCCTGGTCGCCGCGGGCCTGGCGCTGTTGCCGGCAGCATGGGCCGGCGCGCCGGCGTCGGCGGCCGACAGCGCGCGCATCGACGCGGATGTCGCGGCGGTGATGCAGCACGAGCGCCTGCCCGGGCTGGCGATGGCGGTGGTCGAGGACGGCCAGGTGGTCTATCGGCATGCCCAGGGCGTGCGCGGTGATGGCGGGCGCATCGACGAGGACACCGTGTTCAAGATCGCCTCCAACAGCAAGGCGATGACCGCCGCGCTGCTGGCCACGCTGGTACAGGACGGCCTGCTGCGCTGGGACGATCCGGTGCGCCGCCACCTGCCTGCGTTCCGCATGCATGACCCCTGGGTGGGCGAGCACCTGCAGGTCCGCGACCTGCTGATCCACAACAGTGGCCTCGGCCTGGGCGCCGGTGACCTGATGCTGTGGCCCGAGCCCAACGCCTTCACCCGCGCCGACATCATCGCCGGGCTGGCACATCTGAAGCCGGCCAGCAGCTTCCGCAGCGGCTATGCCTACGACAACCTGATGTATGTCGTGGCCGGGGAGGTGGCGGCGGCGGCCGGCGGCAAGCCGTATGACCAGCTGCTGCGCGAGCGGGTGTTCGCGCCGCTGGGAATGCGCCGCTGCCAGGTCGGTGCCTGGTCGGTGAAGCAGGTCGGCAACGTGGCCCAGCCGCACGTGCGGCGCGATGGCCGCATGCGGGTGGCTGGCGCCGATGGCACCATCAGCCCCGACCTGGCCTCGATGGCGGCCGGTGGCATCCGCTGTTCGCTGCGCGACATGACGCGCTGGATGCAGGTGCTGCTGGACCCTTCCCTGGCACCGGACTGGCTGGATGCCGGGCAGCGCCGAACCCTGTGGACGCTGCACATGCCGATGCCGCTGGGCAGGCGCCAGCGCGACTGGGAAAACGCCCGTTTCCTGGGATACGGCTATGGCTGGCGCGTGTCGGACATGGATGGGCAGTGGAAAGTGGCGCACACCGGCACGTTGTCCGGCATGTACTCCTCGCTGGCGCTGCTGCCCGAGCGCAGGGTGGGGGTGGTGATGCTGATGAACGGTGACGGCGAGGACGCCCGCAGCGCGCTGATGCAGGCGACGTTGAAACGGTTCACCGCGCCGCAGGAGGCGCAGCCGGCGAGGTACTACCTGGCGGAGCTGGCAGGCGAGCGCGCGACGCGTGCCGCCCGCGGCGACGTGGCACCGTCCACCCGCGCCGCACGTCCGGCGGGCGCGGCCGACCTGCTGCAGGCGCAGGGACGGTATCGCGACCCTTGGCTGGGAGCGGCGTCGCTGTGCCCGGAGGCCGATGGCCTGCGTTTCAGTGTCGACAAGTCACCGCGGCTTCGCGCGCAGGTGCAGCAGCTGCAGGGGCGCTGGCTGCTGCGCTGGGATACGCTGGAACCTTCGGCGCAGGCATGGCTGCAGCCCGGCGAAGGCACGCCGACGCTGCAACTGCGCGCCATCGATCCGGAGATCGACTTCAGCTATGACTTCCAGGACCTGCATTTCACTCGCACTGGCGGTTGTCCTGCTGCCGGCGGCGCGCGCGGCTGAGCCACCCCGTGTATCGACGGCCAGCGATCCTGCTGCAGCGGGGCTGGTGGAGATCCGCGCGCTGGCGCCGCAGATCGATCTGGACATCCGCTACGCCGGTGCAGACAACTTCACCGGTGTGCGCGTGCCCGGTTACCAGGCGCCGGCGTGCTACCTGCTGGCACCGGCCGCGCAGGCGCTGGCCCGCGTCGAGGCCGAGCTGCGCGCCGCAGGGTTCGCGCTGCGCATCTACGACTGCTACCGCCCGGTGCGTGCGGTGCAGGCGTTCATGGCCTGGGTGCGTGATCCGCAGGAACAGTCGCGCAGGGCGCTGCAGTATCCGGACCTGGACAAGCCTCGGCTGCTGGCCGAGGGCTACATCGCCGAGCACTCCGGGCACAGCCGCGGTGCCACCGTGGATCTGGGCCTGCTCGACTGCCGAAGCGGCACCTGCACGGCGATGGACATGGGCACCGACTTCGATTTCTTCGGCCCGCGTGCGCACACCGCCAGCCCCGGGCTGAGCGCGGCGCAGGTGGCCAACCGCCAGCAGCTGCTGCGGGCGATGGCGCGCCACGGCTTCGCCAACTACCCGCAGGAGTGGTGGCATTACACGCTGCAGCCCGAACCGGACCCGGGCACCGCGTACGACGTGCCGGTCCGGTAGGGCGGGGCGAGCCCCGCACGGGTTGCCGGCGGCAACGGCCAGGACGCCTGTGGGTGCCGGGCGCAGCCCAGCCGATGCCCTTACACTGGCGGCCTTCTCACCCCTGCGTCGCTGATGAACCTTCCCCTGCATTTCGGCCTGCTCGGTACGCTCGAAGCGGGTGCCATCGCCCTGCTGGTCGGCCTGCTGGTGTACCTGCTGTGGCATCGCGTGTGCCGGCTGCTGCACTGGACGATGGGCCACGCCATCGGCTGGTCATGCGTCATCGCCGTGATCCTCTCCGCCGGCATCGATGCCTGGAAGCTGTTCTACATGGGGATCGTGCGCCTGGAGTCGCCGCTGTACGCACGCCTGTTCCTGTCCACCATCCACGATCCCAACGAACTGGGCAGCCGCGTGGTGCTGGAGATCGCCGGCGCACTCGCCGGTGTTGCGTTGGGATGGCTGATGTTCAGTTCGCGGTCAGCGGAAAAAACCGTCGACTGACGCAGCTTTTTCGTTCGCTGCCGGTTAAATCCGCCGGCGCTGAATGCGCGTCTTACTCCTCACTCACTTCACGCTAACCAGCGCGCTAATGCATGCCATGGCGCCGGTGGTTAACCCGGCGTGTGGGCGCTGATCGCGGCGCAAAATCGATTCAGAAACACGGTGGCAGGGTGGAGGCCGTGCGGAAACAACAGGCCGCGCAACCACCCAAAGGAGACACCCCAGATGACTATTCGCAACCGCAAGCCCCTGATCGCCCTGATCGTCGCCGCCGGCAGCGTGCTGGCCATTCCGGCGATGGCGCAGACCGCCAAGCAGCAGGCGGCGCAGGCGCAGAACGAGGCCGCGCAGGCCCAGCAGTCGGCGGCGCAGGCCGGCCAGGCCGCCGACCAGGCGACCGACGCGGCCGCGGCGGCATCGGCCCAGGCCAACGGTGGTGGCCAGACCTGGGCCAGCATCGATACCGACGGCAACGGCACCATCAGCAAGAGCGAGGCGCAGGTGAACGCAGGCCTGGCACAGGTGTTCGACCAGGCCGATGCCAACAAGGACGGCCAGCTCAGTGCCGATGAGTACAAGGCCTACGTGGCCGCGCAGCAGGCCGGTGCCGGCGCGGGCGGCACTGCCGCCGGCCAGGGCCGCTGATCCACGGTTGTTTCGGGACAACCGGCGCATGGGAGACCCGGGCGGCTGCGGCCGCCCGGGTTTTTTTCGTCATCGCCGCCCCTGTATCCTTGGCCGATGAACACCTCCACGCCTGCGCCGTCGCGCGCCATCGGCCTGGTCGGTTTTGACGGTGACGATACGCTGTGGAAGAGCGAGGACTACTACCGCAAGGCCGAGCAGGATTACCTGGACCTGCTGTCGCGCTACATCGACGTCCACGACACCCAGATCGCCCGCCACCTGCTGGAAGTGCAGCAGCGCCACCTCGGCGTGTTCGGGTACGGGGTGAAGAGCATGACGCTGTCGATGATCGAAGCGGCCATCGAGATCACCGCCCAGCGCATCGAAGCGAACGACATCCAGCGCATCCTGGATATCGGCCATGACACCCTGCGCCATCCGGTCGAGCTGATCGACGGCGTGCGCGAATCGGTTGCCGCCATCGCCGCGCAGTATCCGGTGGTGCTGATCACCAAGGGCGACCTGTTCCACCAGGAAGCCAAGATCAAGGTCGCCGCGCTGTCGGACCTGTTCCCGCGCATCGAGATCGTGTCCGAGAAGGACCCGGACACCTACGCCCGCGTGCTGGCCGAATTCGACCTGCCGATGCAGCAGTTCGTGATGGTGGGCAATTCGCTGCGCTCGGATATCGAGCCGGTGATCACCCTGGGTGGCTGGGGCATCCATACTCCGTATGCGGTGACCTGGGCGCACGAGACCCAGCACGGCGTCGCCGACGACGAACCGCGCATGGTCAACGCCGATACCGCGTGGGACTGGCCGGCCGCGCTGGCCGCGATCGAGGCCAAGGCCGCTGCGGCGGCCTGACAGGGCGCGGCAGCTGCGGCAGAATCGGGGCATGAACCTGTCACTGCGCGCGCTGCTGCTGTCCCTGCTGCTGGCGCCGGCCATCGCGCTGGCCCAGCAGACCGCCGAACGCTCGGCGGCCTACGAGGTGAATACCGGCGATGCCTGGATCGACGCCCAGCTGGCCGACATCAACCACTATGCCGAGCGCTACCCCGACGCCTTCCTCGACGAGGTCTCGCGCTATGCCGGCATTCCGCGCAGCTACATCGCGGCGCTGGCCAACACCCATCAGTGGCAGGCCGGTGACATCTATTTCGCCTGCTTCTGGGCCAAGGCCAGCGGCCTGAGCTGCCGCGACAGCGTGCGGGCCTTCAGCCAGAATCCGGACGGCGGCTGGGAGGCGGTGGTGTCGCGGCTGCCGGTGAAGCCGCAGAACCTGCACTATCGCGCCGTGCGCCACGCCATCGTGGCCAGCTACGAGCACTGGGACCGGCCGATCACCCTCGATGCCACGCTGAAGCGCCAGCTGAAGCGGTAGCGCCGGGCCATGCCCGGCGAGCGTGCAGCGCGGCCAGGGAGCCCGCCGGGCATGGCCCGGCGCTACCGGGGTGTTTCCGGCGAACGGCAGTCGTCATGTTGCTCTGCATATCGCCCCCATCGCGCACTCCGGCGACAATACGGCTCTCGCCGTTCCCCGTTCCCGTAATCGAGTGACTGATGAGCGCCTCTTTCGTTTCGCCTGATGTGATCCGCCGCCTGTTCGCCCAGGCCATGTCCCGCATGTACCGCACCGAAGTGCCGCTGTACGGCACGCTGGTGGAGCTGGTGGAGCGGATCAACACGCAGGTGCTGGAGCAGGACCCGGCGCTGGCCGCGCAGCTGCTGCGCAACGACGAGCGCGGCCGCCTGGATGAAGAACGCCATGGCGCGATCCGCGTCGGAACCGTGCAGGAACTGGCCACGCTGCGGCGCCTGTTCGCGGTGATGGGGATGTACCCGGTGGGTTACTACGACCTGTCGGTGGCCGGCGTGCCGGTGCATTCCACCGCGTTCCGACCGCTCACCGCCGAGGCGCTGGCCCACAACCCGTTCCGGGTGTTCACCTCGCTGCTGCGCCTGGAGCTGATCGAAGACGAGGCCCTGCGCGCACAGTCGGCGCAGATCCTGGCCCGTCGCCGCATCTTCACCGACGGCGCGCTGGCGTTGATCGAGCAGGCCGAGCGCGATGGAGGGCTGGCGCAGGCCGACGCCGAGCGCTTCATCGAACAGGCGCTGGAAACCTTCCGCTGGCACAGCGACGCCACGGTTGACCTGCCGACCTACCACGCGCTGCACAACGCCCATCGCCTGGTGGCCGACGTGGTCAGCTTCCGGGGCCCGCACATCAACCACCTGACCCCGCGCACGCTGGACATCGATGCCGCGCAGGCCGCGATGATCGAGCACGGCATGGCGGCCAAGGCGGTGATCGAAGGCCCGCCGCGCCGCGCCTGCCCGATCCTGCTGCGGCAGACCAGTTTCAAGGCGCTGGAAGAGGCGGTGCACTTCCCGGATACCGACGGTGGCGACGCCGGCACCCATACTGCGCGCTTCGGCGAGATCGAACAGCGCGGCCTGGCCCTGACCCCGAAGGGCCGCGCGCTGTACGACCAGCTGCTGGCGCAGGCGCGCGATGCCGGTGGCGAAGGCAGCACCGGTGGCGACTACGGCCAGCGCCTGCAGGCGGTGTTCGCCAGCTTCCCGGATGACCATGACACGCTGCGCCAGGAAGGCCTGGGGTATTACCGCTACCAGCTGACCGATGCCGGTCGCGCCGCACCGGAGCGGGTGGCCGACCTGCCGGCCGAAGTGCTGGTGGCCGCCGGGCTGGCCACGGCCGACCCGATTGTCTACGAAGACTTCCTGCCGGTCAGCGCCGCCGGCATCTTCCAGTCGAACCTGGGCGGTGAAGAACAGCGCGCCTATGCCGCGCATGCCAACCGCGAGGCCTTCGAGCAGGCGCTGGGCGTGGCGGTGAATGACGAGTTCGCGATCTACGAGCGCATCCAGGCCGATTCGCTGGCCGCATTGCGCAGCTGATGCGGGGCATCCGCCGGGCATGGCCCGGCGCTACCGTAATGCCTCGGTAGCGCGGGTCCACCTCCAGCGAGCCGCGATGCCCAGGCAGCGCCGGGCCACGCCCGGCGAACCGCAATGCCCCGGTAGCGCCGGGCCATGCCCGGCGAACCGCAATGCCCCGGTAGCGCCGGGCCACGCCCGGCGAATCGCAATGCCCCGGTAGCGCCGGGCCACGCCCGGCGAACCGCGATGCCCAGGTAGCGCCGGGCCAAGCCCGGCGAATCGCAATGCCCAGGCAGCGCCGGGCCACGCCCGGCGAATCGCGATGCCCCGGTAGCGCCGGGCCATGCCCGGCGAACCTCAGCCCTTCATCGTGCCGGTATCCAGCCAGCGCTGGTGCCACGACAGCGCCTCGGGCAGCAGGTGCGGGGTGTGCTTGCCGTAGCTCTCGCGGCTGGCACGGTCGAAGTAGTCCTGCAGCTGCGGGCGGAAATCCGGATGCGCGCAGTTGTCGATCAGCACCTGCGCGCGCTTGCGCGGGGTCAGCCCGCGCAGGTCGGCCAGGCCCTGCTCGGTCACGATCACCGAGACATCGTGCTCGGTGTGGTCGACATGGCTGGCCATCGGCACGATCGCCGAGATGGTGCCGTTCTTGGCCGTGGACGGGCTGAGGAACGCCGACAGGAACCCGTTGCGGGCGAAGTCACCGGACCCGCCGATGCCGTTCATGATCCGCGTGCCCATCACGTGCGTCGAGTTGACGTTGCCGTAGATGTCCACCTCGATCATGCCGTTCATGCCGATGCAGCCAAGGCGGCGCACCAGCTCGGGATGGTTGGAGATCTCCTGCGTGCGCATGATGATGCGCTCGCGGTAGAAATCGATGTTCTCCTTGAACGTCTCGTTGGCCTGCGGGCTCAGCGCGAAGCCGGTGCACGAGGCATAGCTCAGCACGCCGTCGCGCAGCAGGTCGAGCATGCCGTCCTGGATCACTTCGGTGAACGCGGCCAGGTCGCGGAAACCGCTCTTGGCCAGGCCGGCCAGCACCGCATTGGGAATGTTGCCCACGCCCGACTGCAGCGGCAGCAGGTTCGGCGGCAGCCGGCCCTTCTTCACTTCGTGCTGCAGGAAGTCGATCAGGTGCGAAGCGATCTGTTCGCTGGTGGCATCGATCGGGCTGAACGGGCTGTTGCGGTCCGGGCCGTTGGTGCGCACCACCGCCACGATCTTGTCCGGGTCGCAGCGCAGCGCGGTGTCGCCGATGCGGTCGTTGGCGTTCACCAGCGGGATCGGCTTGCGGTGCGGCGGCAGCGCGGTGCCGTAGTAGATGTCATGCATGCCGTCGACGCCGGCCGGCTGCCATTCGTTGACCTCGACGATCACCTTCTTGGCCAGGTCCAGCCAGGTCTTGTTGTTGCCGACCGAGGTGGACGGCACCAGCGAGCCGTCCTCGCGGATGGCGGAGACCTCGACCACTGCGGTATCGATCTCGCCATAGAAGCCGAACCAGACGTGCTGGGCGACATGGCTGAGATGGATGTCGATGTAGTCCAGCTTGCCCTCGTTGATGCGGTTGCGCGCATCCGGATCGCTCTGGAACGGCATGCGCATGGCGATGCCATCGGCCTTGGCCAGTGCGCCGTCCAGCTCCGGGGCGGTGGACGCGCCGGTCATCAGGCTGATCTGGAAGGGCAGGCCCTGGGCGTGCACCGCTTCAATGCGGCGGGCCAGTTCGACGGGAACGGCCTTGGGATACCCGGAGCCGGTGAAGCCGCTCATGGCCACGGTTTCACCGGGCTGGATCAGCGCGGCTGCGGCCTCGGCGGAGACCACGCGGTCACGGAGACGCGCGTTGGCGATGCGATCAACAGACATGACGACACGTGTTTCTGGGGGGAAGCCCGATTATCGGCCATCCCCCGCCGTACGGGGGGTTCTACCTTCGTGGAATGGTATTTCCGCCGCGGCCGCTCCCGTACCCGCCGGTTTTGTTTTGCAGTGCAGCGTGCAAAGTGCTTTCGCACACCGCAGGATGGCCCTGCATCCCGACGTGGGGGAGGGAGCAGAGCCCGCTGGCAGTTCGCTGCAAGCGGGCTTTTTTATTGCCTGTCGCCCAGTATGAATACGCGACCTCGATGATCGGCAGTGCCGGCCGTTGGCCGGCAACCCCAGCCACCTTCGGCCAGACCCTCGGATCTGCCGGCCAGCGGCCGGCACCACCGGGTCGATACAATCGAGGCATGACCCTCGCCCCCGCTGAACCGTCCGCTTCCCTGCAGCCTGTTGTCGACCGCGCCCTGGCGCGTCTGGGCCAGGTCCTGCCCGCGCCCGTCCCGGCCGATCTGTTGCCGCTGCTGACCCGGCTGGCCGTGGTCAGCGATTTCGCGCTGGACACCCTGGTGCGGCAACCGGCGTTGCTGGCACAGCTGGCCGAACCGGGCTGCCCAGCGATCCCGGCCCCGGTGCTCGACCCGCTGCAGCCCAGCGACTGGCCGGCGCAGCTGCGGCGCTGGCGCACCGCCATGTCCACGCGACTGATCTGGCGTGACCTGGCCGGTCTCGACGACGTGCCGCAGACACTCGCCGGGGCCACCACCCTGGCCGAGGACTGCCTGCGCCTGGCGCTGGATGCCCTGCAGCGGGAGTTCGCCCAGCGCCACGGCGTGATCGCCGACAGCGACGGCCGGCCGCAGCAGCTGGTGGTGTTCGGGCTGGGCAAGCTCGGCGGTGGCGAGCTCAACTTCAGTTCCGACGTGGACCTGGTCTACGCCTATCCGCAGGGCGGGGAATCGGACGGGCCGCGCCCGCTGGCGGCCGAGGAATACTTCGCCCGCCTCGGCCAGCGCCTGGCCAAGCTGCTGGATGAGACCACGGTGGACGGGTTCTGCCACCGCGTCGACCTGCGCCTGCGGCCGTTCGGCAGCGCCGGCCGCGTCGCGTTGTCATTCGCCGCGATGGACCAGTACTTCCAGCGCGAGGGCCGTGACTGGGAGCGCTATGCCTGGCTGAAGGCACGCGCGGTGGCCGGTGACATCGCCGCCGGCGAAGCCTGGCTGCAGACGCTGCGCCCGTTCGTGTACCGGCGCTACCTGGATTTCACCGCACTCGACGGCCTGCGCGAGATGAAGGCGGCGATCACCGCCGAAGTCGCGCGCCGCGAGATGCACGACGACATCAAGCGCGGCGCCGGTGGCATCCGCGAGATCGAATTCCTGTGCCAGGCGCTGCAGCTGATCCGTGGCGGCCGCGAGCCGGCGCTGCGCGAGCGCCGGCTGCTGGTGGCGCTGGACGCGCTGATGGCGGCCGGCCAGATCGCGGCCGGGGACGGCGCCGCACTGCGCGAGGCCTACCTGTTCCTGCGTCGCCTGGAAAACCGCCTGCAGATGCTGCGTGATGCGCAGACCCATGTGCTGCCCAGCGATCCGGTGGACCGCGAGCGTATCGCTGTGGGTCTGGGCTATCCGGATTGGGACGTGCTGCGTGCGGCGCTGACCGTGCAGCAGCAGCGGGTCAGTACCGAGTTCGCCGCGCTGCTGGCACCGCGCAAGGGCCAGGCCGCGCCCGACGCGCTGGCCAACTACTGGCGCAGCCTGCCGGAAGGCAGCAATGCACCACTGCTGGCCGAAGCCGGTTTCCTCGATGCCAACGGGGCCGACCAGTCGCTACGTGATTTCGCCCAGGGCACCGGCGTGAAGTCACTGTCCGACGCAGCGCGTGCGCGCCTGGACCGGGTGCTGCCGGCGCTGCTGCATGCCGCCACGCGCTCGCCCCAGCCCGATGCCGCGCTCAAGCGCGTGCTGGGCCTGCTGCAGGCGGTACTGCGCCGTACCAGCTATCTGGCGCTGCTGGACGAACAGCCCAGCGCGCTGGCGCGGCTGGTGGATGTGCTGGCGCGCAGCGCGCTGCTGGCCGAACGCCTGGCCGCGTATCCGCTGCTGCTGGACGAACTGCTGGACGTGCGCGTTTCCGGGCCGATGCCCGATGCGGCCGGGATGCTGGCCGAGTGCCAGCAGGTGCTGGCGGTGGAAGATCCCGAATCCGCGTTGCGCTGGCTCAACGAGACGCGGCTGGCGCTCAGTTTCCGCATGGCGATGGCCACGCTGGACGGGCGCCAGGGCGCGGTGGATAGCACCCGGCAGCTGGCCGAGCTGGCGCAGGCGGTGGTGGTCACCGTGCTGGCGATGGCCGAGGCCGACATGCATGCCGCGCACGGTGCGATTCCTGGTGGGCGCTTTGCGATCATCGGCTACGGCAGCCTGGGTGGCCTGGAACTGGGCTTCGGTTCCGATCTGGACCTGGTGTTCCTGCACGACCACCCGGCCGGCGTGGAAGCCAGCGATGGCGCGCGCCCGCTGGAGCCGGGACGCTGGTACGCGCGGCTGGCGCAGAAGGTGATGGCGCTGCTGGGCGCGGTCACCGCCGCCGGCCGGCTGTACGACATCGATGTGCGGCTGCGCCCGGATGGGGGCAAAGGGTCGCTGGTGTCCTCGCTAGCCAGCTACACCGAGTACCAGCGCGAACGCGCGTGGACCTGGGAACACCAGGCGCTGGTGCGCGCCCGCGGCGTGGCCGGCGATGCCAGCCTGCTGCAGGACTTCGAACAGGTACGGGCGCGGACGCTGGGCCGCGAGCGCGACCCTGCCACGCTGTATGCCGATGTGCTGAAGATGCGCGGACGCATGCGCACCGAACTGGACCGCAGCGATGCCGCTCGGCTGGATCTGAAGCAGGGCCCCGGTGGCGTGGTCGACCTGGAATTCCTGCTGCAGACCGGCGTGCTGGCACGCAGCGCGCAGCAGCCGGCGCTGCTGCAGCCGCGCGATACGCCGTCGCTGATCGATGCGCTGGCCGCAGACGGTTTCCTGCCGGAACACACCGCGCAGGCGTTGCATGGAGCGCATGCCACGTTGCTCGACGTGGGGCTGGTCTGCACGCTGGATCGACGCCCACGGCTGGCACCGACCACACCCGCGATTGAAGCGGCGTGTGCGGCGATCACCTCCGCGTGCATCGCCGCCGGGCTGTCGTTCGCCTGAGCGGTCGCACCCGCCAGGGCAACGGCGGTCAGCCGGCCGCGCGCAGCGGCGCCATCTTCCACAGCAGCGCACGGAACGGCGCCAGCAGGCACACGCCGATGGCCAGCTTCACGGCCAGGTCGCCTGCGGCCCAGCTCAGCCACGGCAGGCTCGATCCGGCGAAGGCGATCGACCAGAAGATCGTGGTGTCCACGGTCGCACTGCAGGTGGTGGCCACCATCGGGGCGCGCCACCAGCTGCCGCGGCGCAGGCGGTCGAACACGGTGATGTCCAGCAGCTGGGCCACGATGAAGGCCGAA from Stenotrophomonas sp. 704A1 includes these protein-coding regions:
- the hglS gene encoding 2-oxoadipate dioxygenase/decarboxylase HglS; this translates as MSASFVSPDVIRRLFAQAMSRMYRTEVPLYGTLVELVERINTQVLEQDPALAAQLLRNDERGRLDEERHGAIRVGTVQELATLRRLFAVMGMYPVGYYDLSVAGVPVHSTAFRPLTAEALAHNPFRVFTSLLRLELIEDEALRAQSAQILARRRIFTDGALALIEQAERDGGLAQADAERFIEQALETFRWHSDATVDLPTYHALHNAHRLVADVVSFRGPHINHLTPRTLDIDAAQAAMIEHGMAAKAVIEGPPRRACPILLRQTSFKALEEAVHFPDTDGGDAGTHTARFGEIEQRGLALTPKGRALYDQLLAQARDAGGEGSTGGDYGQRLQAVFASFPDDHDTLRQEGLGYYRYQLTDAGRAAPERVADLPAEVLVAAGLATADPIVYEDFLPVSAAGIFQSNLGGEEQRAYAAHANREAFEQALGVAVNDEFAIYERIQADSLAALRS
- a CDS encoding acetyl-CoA hydrolase/transferase family protein, with protein sequence MSVDRIANARLRDRVVSAEAAAALIQPGETVAMSGFTGSGYPKAVPVELARRIEAVHAQGLPFQISLMTGASTAPELDGALAKADGIAMRMPFQSDPDARNRINEGKLDYIDIHLSHVAQHVWFGFYGEIDTAVVEVSAIREDGSLVPSTSVGNNKTWLDLAKKVIVEVNEWQPAGVDGMHDIYYGTALPPHRKPIPLVNANDRIGDTALRCDPDKIVAVVRTNGPDRNSPFSPIDATSEQIASHLIDFLQHEVKKGRLPPNLLPLQSGVGNIPNAVLAGLAKSGFRDLAAFTEVIQDGMLDLLRDGVLSYASCTGFALSPQANETFKENIDFYRERIIMRTQEISNHPELVRRLGCIGMNGMIEVDIYGNVNSTHVMGTRIMNGIGGSGDFARNGFLSAFLSPSTAKNGTISAIVPMASHVDHTEHDVSVIVTEQGLADLRGLTPRKRAQVLIDNCAHPDFRPQLQDYFDRASRESYGKHTPHLLPEALSWHQRWLDTGTMKG
- a CDS encoding M15 family metallopeptidase, which gives rise to MTSRTCISLALAVVLLPAARAAEPPRVSTASDPAAAGLVEIRALAPQIDLDIRYAGADNFTGVRVPGYQAPACYLLAPAAQALARVEAELRAAGFALRIYDCYRPVRAVQAFMAWVRDPQEQSRRALQYPDLDKPRLLAEGYIAEHSGHSRGATVDLGLLDCRSGTCTAMDMGTDFDFFGPRAHTASPGLSAAQVANRQQLLRAMARHGFANYPQEWWHYTLQPEPDPGTAYDVPVR
- a CDS encoding serine hydrolase domain-containing protein, which gives rise to MARRCHGPLVAAGLALLPAAWAGAPASAADSARIDADVAAVMQHERLPGLAMAVVEDGQVVYRHAQGVRGDGGRIDEDTVFKIASNSKAMTAALLATLVQDGLLRWDDPVRRHLPAFRMHDPWVGEHLQVRDLLIHNSGLGLGAGDLMLWPEPNAFTRADIIAGLAHLKPASSFRSGYAYDNLMYVVAGEVAAAAGGKPYDQLLRERVFAPLGMRRCQVGAWSVKQVGNVAQPHVRRDGRMRVAGADGTISPDLASMAAGGIRCSLRDMTRWMQVLLDPSLAPDWLDAGQRRTLWTLHMPMPLGRRQRDWENARFLGYGYGWRVSDMDGQWKVAHTGTLSGMYSSLALLPERRVGVVMLMNGDGEDARSALMQATLKRFTAPQEAQPARYYLAELAGERATRAARGDVAPSTRAARPAGAADLLQAQGRYRDPWLGAASLCPEADGLRFSVDKSPRLRAQVQQLQGRWLLRWDTLEPSAQAWLQPGEGTPTLQLRAIDPEIDFSYDFQDLHFTRTGGCPAAGGARG
- a CDS encoding HAD family hydrolase, which encodes MNTSTPAPSRAIGLVGFDGDDTLWKSEDYYRKAEQDYLDLLSRYIDVHDTQIARHLLEVQQRHLGVFGYGVKSMTLSMIEAAIEITAQRIEANDIQRILDIGHDTLRHPVELIDGVRESVAAIAAQYPVVLITKGDLFHQEAKIKVAALSDLFPRIEIVSEKDPDTYARVLAEFDLPMQQFVMVGNSLRSDIEPVITLGGWGIHTPYAVTWAHETQHGVADDEPRMVNADTAWDWPAALAAIEAKAAAAA
- a CDS encoding EF-hand domain-containing protein, translating into MTIRNRKPLIALIVAAGSVLAIPAMAQTAKQQAAQAQNEAAQAQQSAAQAGQAADQATDAAAAASAQANGGGQTWASIDTDGNGTISKSEAQVNAGLAQVFDQADANKDGQLSADEYKAYVAAQQAGAGAGGTAAGQGR